The Helicobacter mustelae genome has a segment encoding these proteins:
- a CDS encoding ACT domain-containing protein translates to MKIGTLEAEFFIYKAAEKPLIDKNIFCLMQEVDGFSIVSFAHKQKHFPIFKAFYLDELNDLNESGILYKVLKPLKENNISVLVASAFDYIFVDKNYFKQALSLVKGLEN, encoded by the coding sequence ATGAAAATAGGAACCTTAGAAGCAGAATTTTTTATTTATAAAGCAGCAGAGAAACCCCTAATAGACAAAAACATCTTTTGTCTTATGCAAGAGGTAGATGGTTTTAGTATTGTTTCATTTGCCCATAAACAAAAGCATTTCCCTATTTTTAAAGCATTTTATTTGGATGAATTAAATGATTTGAATGAGAGTGGAATCCTCTATAAAGTTTTGAAACCCCTTAAAGAAAATAATATCAGTGTATTAGTGGCGTCAGCTTTCGATTATATTTTTGTAGATAAAAATTATTTTAAACAAGCACTAAGTTTAGTTAAGGGATTGGAGAATTGA
- a CDS encoding LysE/ArgO family amino acid transporter, with protein sequence MLLFFKGFLLSLSLIVAIGAQNAFIIKQGISRNHIFIVSGICFVCDVILMGLGVFGVGEFLAKNRILNLLIASVGILFVLYYGFLSLKSAFLSQSGFEISQGNKLSLQKTILLTLAVTLLNPHVYLDTVFVIGASALMFSPEEKIIFASGALAASFLWFFGLGYGALRLSQILMKMIKIIDILIAVIIFFVAFSLIRYVLLSFSIKPSAT encoded by the coding sequence ATGTTGCTTTTCTTTAAGGGTTTCTTGCTCTCCCTCTCTTTAATTGTTGCCATTGGCGCACAGAATGCTTTTATTATCAAGCAGGGCATAAGTCGAAATCATATTTTTATAGTCAGTGGAATTTGTTTTGTCTGTGATGTTATTTTAATGGGGCTTGGGGTTTTTGGAGTAGGGGAGTTTTTAGCCAAAAACAGAATCTTAAATTTACTCATTGCATCAGTTGGGATTCTTTTTGTCTTGTATTATGGATTTCTTTCTTTAAAATCTGCTTTTTTATCGCAATCAGGCTTTGAAATTTCTCAGGGAAATAAATTATCCCTTCAAAAAACAATTTTATTAACCTTAGCAGTTACCCTTTTAAATCCTCATGTATATCTAGACACCGTTTTTGTAATAGGTGCTTCTGCATTAATGTTTTCCCCTGAGGAAAAGATTATTTTTGCCTCTGGGGCATTGGCTGCGTCTTTCTTATGGTTTTTTGGTTTGGGGTATGGTGCTTTGAGATTAAGTCAGATTCTTATGAAAATGATTAAAATCATAGACATTCTTATAGCGGTTATCATATTTTTTGTGGCTTTCTCACTTATCCGCTATGTTTTGCTTTCTTTTTCTATTAAGCCTTCTGCGACATAA